In the genome of Thiomicrospira aerophila AL3, one region contains:
- a CDS encoding MBL fold metallo-hydrolase has product MMKRRDFILGGLGGMAALTAGQAVAQDPLARALQHYMQELERAERQAGYLGPRITIPQAQKVTDGVYTVVGSMIWHNPSNYGLNNNLSFMIFENGVFVFNGSANPALSQALHRQIQQITDKPVRWVAVENHQGHAHLGSSYWYDMGVRNFYSQRQAHADFHASWDIIKDRWSRAVGHQLTAPAYDISDEFTVFDERMDIDVGGGEVVQMHYFGKGHTPGSTTLYVPSRNVIFPGDNAYESRMLALFNYTDTQAWVKTFERFMEFTPEGTIIVPGHGVPTDMATVKRDTYDYLKWMHREIQAIIDAGGSLREAENLDQSQFSHREVYAQTFAGNARHIYRELKGLDLGDAVD; this is encoded by the coding sequence CGATTTTATTCTAGGTGGGCTGGGTGGTATGGCCGCGCTAACAGCAGGGCAAGCGGTAGCGCAAGATCCCTTAGCGAGAGCTTTACAGCATTACATGCAAGAGCTTGAGCGTGCTGAACGTCAAGCGGGTTATTTAGGTCCACGTATTACTATTCCACAGGCTCAAAAAGTGACTGACGGTGTTTACACCGTGGTAGGCAGTATGATTTGGCATAACCCCTCCAACTATGGTTTAAACAATAACCTCAGCTTTATGATTTTCGAGAATGGGGTGTTTGTATTTAATGGCAGTGCCAATCCAGCCTTGTCACAAGCCTTGCATCGTCAAATTCAGCAAATTACGGATAAACCGGTTAGATGGGTGGCGGTTGAAAATCATCAAGGTCATGCGCACCTAGGTTCAAGCTATTGGTATGACATGGGCGTGCGTAATTTTTATTCCCAACGTCAGGCCCATGCGGACTTTCATGCCAGCTGGGATATTATCAAAGATCGTTGGTCACGAGCAGTGGGGCATCAATTAACCGCACCGGCCTATGATATTTCAGATGAATTTACGGTGTTTGATGAGCGCATGGATATTGATGTCGGTGGCGGTGAGGTCGTGCAAATGCATTATTTTGGTAAAGGCCACACGCCCGGTTCGACCACGCTCTATGTGCCATCGCGCAATGTGATTTTCCCGGGCGATAACGCTTATGAAAGCCGGATGTTAGCTTTGTTTAACTATACTGATACCCAAGCCTGGGTTAAAACCTTTGAGCGTTTTATGGAGTTTACGCCAGAGGGTACGATTATTGTGCCAGGCCATGGTGTGCCTACCGATATGGCGACGGTCAAGCGAGATACGTATGATTATCTCAAGTGGATGCATCGCGAAATTCAAGCCATTATTGACGCCGGCGGCTCACTTCGTGAGGCAGAAAACCTTGATCAGTCGCAATTTAGTCATCGTGAAGTTTATGCGCAAACCTTTGCCGGCAATGCCCGCCATATTTATCGTGAATTAAAAGGCTTAGACTTAGGCGATGCGGTTGATTAA